The Myxocyprinus asiaticus isolate MX2 ecotype Aquarium Trade chromosome 31, UBuf_Myxa_2, whole genome shotgun sequence genome has a segment encoding these proteins:
- the LOC127422099 gene encoding olfactory receptor 6N1-like — MQTKNMIDPSLENVSRVLEFTLSGLNETMENRYVLFSLTALFYPLMVLCNITVIYTVISHKTLHEPMYMFICNLCINALYGTAGFYPKFMYDLLSQYHVISYAECLIQIFVIYSSALCDFSTLTVMAYDRFVAICRPLEYHSKMSNKRVLECILFCWLAPFFCMSVLIALTSSLTLCGSSIEKLYCEIWAVAKLSCFSTTVNNVFGYTVILTYFGHAVLIFCSYIHLIQKCRSSIEGRHKFIQTCVPHLLSLLNVTVALLFDVLYSRYGSRNLPQGVRNFMALEFLLIPPILNPLIYGLNLTKIRKQVMRMFFKKQVGISD; from the exons ATGCAAACGAAGAACATG ATTGATCCATCGCTGGAGAATGTTTCCAGAGTTTTAGAATTTACACTCTCTGGTCTGAATGAAACAATGGAAAACCGATATGTGTTATTTTCACTGACAGCACTGTTTTATCCCCTAATGGTGTTGTGTAATATAACTGTAATTTACACTGTAATCTCACATAAGACACTTCATGAGCCaatgtatatgtttatatgtaactTGTGTATAAATGCACTTTATGGCACTGCTGGATTCTACCCTAAATTCATGTATGATTTATTATCCCAGTACCATGTGATTTCTTATGCTGAATGTTTGATTCagatatttgttatttattcatCTGCTCTGTGTGACTTTTCAACATTAACAGTGATGGCATATGACAGGTTTGTGGCAATATGTAGACCACTGGAATATCACTCAAAAATGAGTAATAAGAGGGTTCTTGAATGTATTCTTTTCTGCTGGCTGGCTCCATTTTTTTGCATGTCTGTTCTAATAGCATTAACATCAAGTCTCACCTTATGTGGCTCTAGTATTGAAAAGTTATATTGTGAGATTTGGGCGGTTGCTAAACTTTCTTGTTTTTCTACAACAGTAAATAATGTGTTTGGGTACACTGTTATTCTTACATACTTTGGAcatgcagtattaatattttgCTCATATATTCACTTGATTCAAAAGTGCAGGAGCTCAATAGAGGGAAGGCACAAATTCATACAGACTTGTGTACCTCATCTGCTTTCATTGCTCAATGTAACTGTTGCATTGCTGTTTGATGTATTGTACAGCCGTTATGGTTCTCGAAATTTGCCACAAGGTGTGCGTAATTTTATGGCATTGGAATTCCTACTCATACCCCCCATTTTAAACCCCCTTATTTATggactaaatctgacaaaaatacGCAAGCAAGTTATGAGAATGTTTTTCAAGAAACAAGTAGGAATATCTGATTAA